The segment CAGGCGGTCATGCACGGGCTGGCCGAGGAACGGCTGAACCTGCAGTCCCGTCTCGGGCGCACGCTCGCTTTCAAGCATACGCCGGTGCTGGACTTCCGGCTCGACACTCGCACGGAAAAGGGCGACCGGGTGCTGGAGCTGCTCCAGCAGGCCGAAAGGGAGGAATCCGGGCGCGATGAGTGAAACGATCTCCCTCCCCGAAGCGGCGAAACTGCTGCAGGAAAAAGAGCGGATCCTGATTCTGACGCATGAACGCCCCGACGGCGACGCATTCGGGTCCGCGCTCGGGATGCAGGAGTTCCTGCGCGACTGCTGCGGCAAGCGGGCCGAGGCGTATCTCCCCGCTCCCCCCGCGTCGCGCTACGCGGAGCTGATCGGTTCCTGCAAGCAGACGCTGACGCCGGAGGAGCTCGGCAATTACGACCTGATCCTGCTGCTCGACTGCGCGAACCGGGAGAGGATCGCCTGCGGTCCCGCAATCGGGAGCGCCTCGCTGCCGGGGCTGGAAACGCCGCCGATGCTGAATGTCGACCACCATGTCGGCAACAATGTCGGCGCGCGCTGGAACCTCGTGATTCCGGACGCGGCGGCGGCGAGCCAGATCGCGGCCGAAATCGCGCTCGAATTTCCGTGCCGCATCCAGCCCCGCCCGGCCACGCTCTGGCTGCTCGGAATCCTGACCGACACCGGTGCCTTCCGTTTCTCGAACACGCTCGGGCGCACGCTCCGGGTGGCGGCCGAGCTGCTCGACTGCGGCGCCGATCTCGAAGGAGTGGTCAACGCGGCCTACTATTCGAAGCCGCTCCGCCAGCAGCGGTTCGAGGTCGAGCTGCTCGAAACGCAGGAGCGGGTCGCGCTGGACGGCCGGTACATCTACGCCTATATTCCGGACGAACTGTTCCGGAAGTACGACTTCGACATGCGCGACGGCGAAGGGCTGATCGAACTCCTGCGCGAGGTGGCCGGAACGAAGATCGTCGCACTCTTCTACCGGAAGGGCGACAGCTTCAAGGTTTCGCTCCGCAGCAAGGACCAGCGTTATCCGGTCGGTCCGCTGGCGCGCGCCCTCGGGGGCGGCGGCCACGACATGGCGGCCGGCATCACGCTCACCGGGATGAATCACGAAGAGGTAGAAGCGCTGCTGCTCGAAAAGGCGGCCGCGCTGCTGGACCAGGATGCAAAACAGGATTAGGAATTCATGCGATACAACCCTTCCAAACACCGGTTGCCGCCGTTTCACACCAGCGGAGTGCTGCTGGTCGACAAGCCGTTGGAGTGGACCAGCTTCGATGTGGTGAACTTCGTGCGCTCCCGCTTCAATATCCCGAAAGTCGGCCATTGCGGGACGCTCGACCCGGCCGCGAGCGGGCTGCTCGTGCTCGTGCTCGGCAAGTTCACGCAGCTCTCCTCGAAATTCAGCGGGGAGGACAAGGTCTACGAGGCGAAGCTCCAGCTCGGGCTGGAAACCGACTCCGGCGACCTGGATGGCGAAGTGATTTCCACGCGCGACTGGTCCGCCGTGACGCCGGAGCTGCTGCGTGAGACGCTGGCCGGTTTCGTCGGCGAGCAGCTCCAGACGCCGCCGATGGTTTCGGCCGTCAAGAAGGACGGAAAAAAGCTCTATGAGCTGGCCCGCCAGGGAGTCGAAGTCGAGCGCGAGGCGAAGCCGATCACGATTTTCTCGATCGACGTCACGAAGCTTGAACTGCCGTTCTGCGAATTCACCATGCGCTGTTCGAAAGGGACCTACGTCCGTACGCTCTGCTCCGATCTCGGCAGAAAGCTCGGCTGCGGCGGGACGCTGGCCGGACTGCGCCGCACGGTGAGCGGGCAGTTCGGCATCGGAGACGCGATCACCGTCGATCAGCTGAAGGAGTTCGAACAGGCTGACCTTGAAATCCATGTCCGCAAATTTCTTTTTGAACGCCTCTCCAAAATCGCGGGGGTGAACCATGGCTGAATCCGACTTTACGATCGGCGACATCGAATCGGCGATCGACAGCTGCCTGCGGCGGAATTCCGATGTTCCGGTCACTGCCGGAACGGTCATCAGACAGCTCGGCGGGCGGAAAACCAAAGCCCTGGCCGACCGGATCGACCGGACGCTGACCGGAGACGACCGTTTCTTCGACGACGGCAAAGGGAATTTCACCTCCCGCGCCGCGTTTTTCCGCAATTACGAATTTGTCCTGACGCCGGACGAGTGGGAGATTCAGGAGGGCATCCTGTTCCCCGGCCACCGCTTCGCGGCCTATGTGAGTCCCGCCGTGTTCCCGTCCGAAACCAAGCTCTGCGGCCCGGACGGCAAGCCGTTTGCCGCAAAGCAGATCAACGTGCCGGTCTCGCAGGTGTTCCATTACCACCTCCTGCTCGGTTCGGAGCAGCTGTTCGACTTTTTCACGGCCGAGTCCGCCGCGAACGCGAATCTTTCGCGCCGGCCGCAGCCGACCGACCTTGTGACATTGAACGTTTTCGACCTGGCGGATTTCTACCGCAAACACAAATTCACCGCCGGGGATGCGCTTCTCTGCCGGGTGGACGACTGGTGCGACGGCCGGGTGACGGCCGCCTTCCTGCCGGCCGACGACCGGAAGGAATCCGACCTGAAGAAATGGATCGCGGCATACGAAAAGGCGCTGGACCCCGTATTCGACCGTTTCGAATCGTATCCGGAAATTCCGGAGCAGCTCGCCTATGCCTGCTTCACCGGTGCGGGGGAACTGCCGGAGGCCGGAAAGTCGGCCTCGCTCGACGAATTCGTCCGCCGGACCAATCAGGTCGAGATCAATTTCGATTCGGACCACACCGTTCTGGCGAAGCGGCAGGCCGAGCCGGACGACTATCCGGTCGAGCTGCCGGAGGGCGTCCTGCTTTCGCGCGGCGAAACCGGTGAAATCGGCTCCCTGCTGCGTGAGATCGGTTCCCCGCTGACGCCGATCGAGGTGGACAGCTATATTCTCGACTGCTGCTATGCGCGCGAACTCGATTTCGAGGAGTTCTTCGCGCGGGCTTTCGGCCGGGAGAAGCTGAAGTTCGTCGACGAGGGACAGCAGGCCGTCTTTTACAACTACGTCGAAGAGCGCTTCGAAGAGCTGACCGAAACCTACAACCGGGTGGACGACGAACCGAAAGCTCCGCTGCGTTCGACGATCCTCGAACTCGTAGACGACCGCCTCGCCTTCTTCGACTTCCTCAGTTCGATCGACAAATCCGCCTCGGAACTGTCGCAGGATGACCTGAAGGAACTCGCGGCGCTCTCGATGCAGCTCGATGAAGTTCTGAAACTGCTGAACGATCCGGGCTACACGCCGGACGCCGGCGACCTCGACCGCCTGGCCGAAACCGTCGAGCTGCGCACCGACGAGCAGGAAGCTCTCATTGCGCGGTTGACCGACCGGTTCGAAAGCGGTCCGAACCAATAAGCAACAACCTCAGGAGAGAGATCAATATGAGTCAAAGGATGCTGGCAAGCGGCAACGAAGCGATTGCGATGGCCGCGTTCGACTGCGGCGTGCATCTCGGGGTGGGCTACCCCGGGACCCCGTCGTCGGAAATTCTCGAAAACTTCAGCGCGATCGGCGGCAGCGCCGAATGGGCGCCGAACGAAAAGTGCGCGCTTGAAGTCGGAATCGGCGTCGCGTTCGCGAACGGCCGCTCCCTGGTCACCATGAAGCATGTCGGCGTCAACGTGGCGGCCGACCCGCTGTTCACGATCGCCTATTCCGGAACTCCCGGCGGCCTCGTGCTGGTCAGCGCCGACGATCCCGGCATGGCCTCGAGCCAGAATGAGCAGGATAACCGCCGCTATGCGGTCGCCGCCGGTGTGCCGATGTTCGAACCGGCCGACTCGCAGGAGTGCTACGACTTCCTGATCCGCGCCTTTGAAATCTCCGAACAGTTCCGCCGTCCGGTGCTGTTCCGGGTCACCACGCGGGTCTGCCATTCCAAGTGCATCCTGACCCGCCGCGGCGGAGTCGAGCCGCGCGCGACGCATTTCGACAAGGACCCGAAAAGCAATGTCATGATCCCGGCCTACGCCCGGATCGCGCACCGCAAACTGCGCGCGTCTCTGCATGAGCTTGAGGCGCTGAACGAAAAAGGCGAATTCACGAAGGAGATCCGGAAGTCGGACGAGCTCGGTATCATCACCTCCGGCATCAGCTTCCAGCATGTCCGCGACGCGGCGCCCGAAGCTTCGGTGCTGAAGATCGGCTTCACCTATCCGCTGCCGATGCAGACCATCCGCCGTTTCGCGGAATCGGTCAGGCGCTGCGTCGTCGTCGAAGAGGGCGACCCGATGCTCGAGGACGCGATCAGGGCCGCCGGAATTCCGGTCGAGGGCAAGGCCGAGATGTTCCGGTTCGGGGAGCTCAATGTGAACCGCGTCCGCAAACTGCTCGCCAACGACCTCACGCCGGAGGCGCAGCCGCCGGCCGGCAAGCCGCCGCAGCTCTGCGTCGGCTGTCCGCACCGCAAGGCGTATGAACTGCTGCGTGACCTGAACTGCATCGTCTCCGGCGATATCGGCTGCTACACGCTCGGCGTGCTGCCGCCGTTTGAAGCGGTCGACACCTGCGTCTGCATGGGCGCGTCGATCACGGTCGGGCTCGGGCTGCGCAAGGCGCTGCCCGAGGCCGAAGCGCGCCGCGTGGTCAGCGTGATCGGCGATTCGACTTTCATGCACACCGGCGTCAACGGCATCGTCGAGATGGTCTACAACCGCCCGGCGACCGGGCACGTGGTCCTGATCCTCGACAACAGCACAACCGCGATGACCGGGCTTCAGGAGCATCCCGGCACCGGCCGGAAACTCGACCATACCCCCTGCCCGACACCGGTCTCGATCGAAGAGACGGTCAAGGGAATCGGCGTCGACAACGTCGACGTGATCGACGCGGTGCTCGACGGCAGGGGATTCGAGGAACTGCTGAAGAAGCGGCTCGCCTCGAACGACACGAGCGTCATCATCTGCCGCCGCCCGTGCATCCTGGCCGCGGTGAAGATCAAGTCCTACGGGGAGAAAAACTGATATGGCGAAAACAACGAATATCACCGTCTCCGGCCTCGGCGGCCAGGGGGTGCTGAAGGTGACCGACATCCTTGCGGAGGTCCTGTTCCGCGCGGGTTACGACGTCAAGAAGAGCGAAGTCCACGGCATGAGCCAGCGCGGCGGCTCGGTTTCGAGCGAAGTCCGTTACGGCGAAGAGGTTGCCAGCCCGATGGTGCCGGAAGGCGAAAGCGATTTCCTCATCGTGCTCGAACCGACCCAGATCGAGGTGAATCTGCACAAGCTCAAAGCGGGCGGCGTGCTCATCACGACCGACGACGTGCCGACGGACAGGCTCAAGACGCCGAAAGCGCTGAATACGATGATGCTCGGCGCGCTTTCGGCGAAAATGCCCGATATCGGCGAGGAACTGTTTCTCGAGGTGCTGAAAGCGTTCCTGCCGGAGAAGCTGCATGAACTCAACATCGAAATGTTCCGGCTCGGCCGGCAGGGATAATCAACAGGGAGGTGCTCTATGCCGATTCAACAGTTGTCATTGTTCGTGGAAAATCGCCCCGGCAGCCTCAGCGCGGTCTGCAAGGTTTTGAAGGAGAACAATCTGTCGATCCGCACCCTGTCGCTGGCCGACACGCAGCAGTTCGGGATTCTCCGGCTGCTGCTGAAGGAGCACGAACAGGCCAAGGCGGCGCTCGAAAAAGCCGGCTTCATCGTCAAGGAAACCGAAGTCCTCGCGCTCGAAGTGCCGGACTGTCCCGGCGGACTGGCGGATATTCTCGCCATTCTCGACAGGCACGAGCTGTCGGTCGAGTATATGTACGCCTTCACCTTCGGCATGGATGACAAGGCGGTCATCGTCTTCCGGTTCGAAAATCCGGCCCATGCGGTCGAGGAACTGAAGGATGAACCGATCAAACTCGTGAAAGCCTCGGAGCTGTTCCGGTAATTTTTTAAAGAAGAAGTTTCAAAATGTCTGAGTTCGTAGTACCCAACCGGATTTATGATCCGGAGGCGGAGTGCATGCCGCGCGACGAGCGCCGGAAACTGCAGGCCGCCGGCCTTCGCCGCACCGTGGAGCAAGCCGGGAAGATCCCGTTTTACCGCAGCAGGTTCGAAGAGTTGAAGGTGACGCCGGAGTCGATTCAGTCTGTCGACGACCTCAAGCGCCTGCCGTTCACGACCAAGCAGGATTTGCGCAACGCGTATCCGTTCGGCTTCTTCGCGGTGCCGCGCGCCGAGCTGGCGCGGATTCACGCCTCGAGCGGAACCACCGGCAAGCCGACCTTCGTCGGCTACACCCGGCGCGACCTCGACCTCTGGTCGCGGCTCTGCGCGCGCTTCCTGGTGGCGGGCGGGCTGACGCCGGACCAGCTCGTGCAGGTGTCGTTCGGTTACGGACTCTTCACCGGCGGCTTCGGGCTGCATGCCGGAATCGAGCGCGTCGGCGCCGCTGTGCTGCCGGCCTCGAGCGGCAACACCCAGCGGCAGATCCTGCTGCTGGAGGACGCCGGCATCAACACGCTGATCTGCACGCCTTCCTACGCGCTGAATCTCGCGGAGACCATCACCGCCATGGGCAAGAAGGGCAAGCTTGCGCTGCGCTACGCCCACCTCGGCGGCGAACCGTGGACCGAGGAGATGCGTGCGGGAATCGAGGAAGAGCTCGGCATCCGGGCATTCAACAACTACGGGCTCTCCGAGATCATCGGCCCCGGCGTCTCCGGCGAGTGCGCGGCCCGCTGCGGCATGCACATTCAGGAGGATCAGTTCATCGTCGAGTGCCTGGACCCCGAAACGCTCGAGCCGGTCGCCGAAGGCGAACAGGGCGAACTCGTCATCACGAGCCTCAATAAGGAGGCGTGCCCGATCATCCGCTACCGCACCCGCGACCTTGCCCGGCTCGACCGCGGGAAATGCGCCTGCGGACGCACAACCATGCGCATGAGCCGCATCCGCGGCCGTTCGGACGATATGATGATCATCCGCGGCGTCAACGTCTTCCCGACCCAGATCGAAGAGGCGCTGCTCCGGGTGGACGGCACCGCGCCGCACTTCATGATCGAATTGTCGCGCCCCGGCAACCTCGACGAAGCGGCGATCAAGGTCGAGATCCGCCAGCAGGATTTTTCGGACAAGATGGAAGCGATGCACAAGCTCCGCGACCGGATCGCCCGCGAGGTCTCCGCCATCACCGGGCTCCATTTCAACATCGAGCTTGTGGAGCCGAATACGCTGGAACGCTTCACCGGCAAGGCGAAGCGGGTGATCGACAACCGCAAACTCAACGACTGAGGCGAAGCATGAAACTCCCGACATGGTGGAAACGCTGTTTTCCGGCCCTTCTGTCGGCGGCCGGCATGTTTGTGCTCGCCGGCTGCGTCTCCGCTCCCCATACCGGGCGGACGCAGCTCATGTTCTACAATGAAAGCGACGACATCGCCTCCGGCGAAGAGGCGTGGCAGCAGGTCAGGGCGCAGGAAAAGGTCTCTTCGAATGCGGTCTATACCGCCGCGCTGAACCGGGTCGGCCAGAACATCGCCGCCGCCGCAAACAAGCCGGCCTACGAGTGGGAATTCGTCGTATTCGACTCCGACGAGGCGAACGCGTTCGCCCTCCCCGGCGGCAAGGTCGCGGTCTACTCGAGCCTGTTCCAGCTCTTCGACAACGACGCTGAGCTCGCAACCGTAGTCGGCCACGAAGTCGCTCACGCGCTCGCGCGGCACGGCATGGAACGCAGCAGCCAGTCGACCATGCAGGCCTGCGGAGGCGTCTTGGTCGAACTCCTGCTCGGACAGGACTGGGCGCCCGCCTACCAGACCACCAGCACGCTGCTCGCCATGCTGCCGTACAGCCGCACACAGGAGCTTGAAGCCGATTACCTCGGACTGATCCTGATGGCGCAGTCCGGCTACGATCCGCAGGCCGCGATCACCTTCTGGGACAAATTCCGCAAGCTCAGCCAGGTCGGCGTGGTCGGCGAATTCCTCTCGACCCACCCGGACGGCGACAACCGTCTTGAAAAACTGAAGAAAGCGCTGCCGGAGGCACAGGCCGAGTACCGCAGATCAAAGCAGCTCGGCACCGGCCAACGGTACACGCGGCAGAAGTAGATCCGCCCGCCGCCTCCGCCGCCGGTTCGGGATTCCAGCCGCAAAAAAGCCGGACTCCCCTCCCCTTCAAGGAGTTCCGTCCGGCGGTGATTTTCCCTGTTTTTCAGCTGGGAAAGCCCAAGATATTGTCCATCAGGTTGTTAATAACTTCACAGTTGTTTGAGGGGGGGTGTCAGGCCGCCGAAAGCAGTTATCAACAGAAAACGTCAAGTTATTAACAACCGGCTGTTACTTTCTGCAACGGTAGACGAAAGCGGGCGGAATGTTTTTCCAGACGACGGGGCTGATTTCGACTTCGCGGAACACTTCACCGAGCAGGCGGCGAAAGCGCTGGCCGTTCGGAAACATCAATCCCTGCAGATAGGCGAATGTCGTAAAATAGCCGCCCGGCGCGATATGCTCGGCCACAGCATCGAGAATATTCCGCTGCAGCCGGGAGGAAAAATTCGCCCAGGGCAGCCCGGAGATCACGGCATCCGGATTCGGCAGGGAGTGCCGGGCGAGAATCTCCCCGATCCCGGCGGCGCTGTCATTGCAGACCGTAACCTCGGGAAACGCCTTGCGCAAATGTTCGCAGAGAGTCTGATCCAATTCAATGGCAATCAATTTTGCATTCGGCGACATGCACCGGACGATTTCGCGGGTGATCACGCCGGTCCCGGGGCCAAGCTCAACAATCACATCGGCCGTGTCGACACCGATTTCGGAGACCATCGTGCTGCACAACGCGCGGGACGAAGGACACAACGCTCCGACCTGGACCGGGTTGCGCAAAAAGCGTCGGAATAGAACATTCTTGCTCATCACTACCATACCTCTTTATAACGCCCGGCCGCTCCCGGCAGCCGGAAAACAGATTGCCTGAACATCATTGACAAAGGCGGAACGGCTTTCCGCCTCCACCGGGAATTTCCGCTTCCTGTCGCCGCGGGCGATGAATACGACGTCGGGACGGTCCGGATTCAACAGCAGGGCAGCCAGCTCCGCCTTGCTCATGCGGACCGGAACCTCGCCCGCCTGTTTGGCCCGGGCGATTCCGTATGAGAGTTCTCCTTCCGACTCATACAGCCGGGCGTCCGGCCGGTGATACACCCACGCCACGGCATGAATCATGCTCGGATGCGTGATGAAAACCGCGGTAGCAGGATCGAAGCCGAGCTTTTCCGGAAACGAGCGGAGCGCCGACGCCGGCGCCTTGCTCTCCAGCAGCTCCGCCGGTATCGCCCAGCCGCCGACCAGAACGATCAGGCCGATCCCGGCGAAGAACAGGTAAAAACGGGTCCGCCAGACATAACGCCGGCTGAACAGCAGAAGGCCGCCGGAGAGCAGCCCGCAGATCCCGAGCAGTCCGACGACGATCCGCCGCGACGAAAACTGCGGAATCAGGTCGCCGAACGCAATCACCAGCACCCCGAGCCCCGCCACCAGCAGCAGCCCCCCCCAGACGGACATGACGACGCTGAACGCGCGGTGCGTCCCTCCGGTGCGGAAATAAGCCGCGATGCCGCCGGCACCGAGCACTGCCAGAAACGGGAAGCACGGCAGGATGTAAGTCGGCAGCTTGCCGCTCGAAATCGAGAAAAACAGAAACGGCAGAACCACCGCGCAGAGGCAAAACCGGTTGAGCGGACTCCGGAAAAACGTCTTCCGCTCCCCGCGAATGCCAGGAATCGCCGCGGAAAGCAGGAGGCCGGCCGGAAAGATGCCGCCGACCAGAAACGGAATCAGGAACCAGAACGGCTCCGGATGCTGTTCGCCGCTGTCCGAAAAGAAGCGCTGCAGATGCTCGACCACCACAAAATAACGCCAGTAGTCTCCATCGGCGCGATGCACCGCCAGCGCCCACGGCGCAATGACCGCGAGCGCCACGGCAAGCGGAATCCACGGCAGGATCAGAAACTCCTTCCAGCGCCGTTCCCAAAGCAGGAAACCGGTCACGGCGAGCGCCGGAACCACGAAGGCGAGAAATCCTTTGGTCAGGAATGCAAAGGCGGCAAAGAAGCCGCAGATCACAAGCAGCGCCGCCTTCCGCCGCGTGAAGCGCGGCTCCACCGCCGCCAGGAATGCCGTGCACGACACGCCGGTGACGAAGCCGGTCAACTGGCTGTCCAGCACGGCAAAAGTGCCGATGCCGTATGCCATCCCGAACGTCAGATACAGCATGGCCGCCAGTGCGGCTATCTTCTCGTCATGCAGAGTCTGCTGAATCAGCAGCGCGGCGAGCAGCGCGGCGAGCCCAGCCCCGAGCGCAGCCGGGAGACGCAGCGCAAAAGCATTCTCGCCGAACACTTTGAAGCAGCCTGCCGTCATCCAGTAGCCCATGACCGGCTTTTCAAAATAGCGCATATTGACCAGATGCGGCGTCACGTAGTCGCCGCGGTCGATCATCTCGCGCGGAATCTCCGCATAACGGAACTCGTCGGGGGTGACCATCGGCCGGCCGGCCAGCGGCAGCAGATAGGCGACAATGAAAAACACGCCAACCAGAGCGTAGTACTTCATGGATGTTTCTCTCCTTTCGGTCGGTAATGAACCAGAAATAAATCACCGGAACGGCGGTAGGATTTCTCCGGCGAAGCAGGCATTTCGCGCGCCCGCTTTTCAGAGCCGGTCACAACGAGAATCGGCCGTTCTGTCTTCCGGACCAGCTCCGCCAGAGCGTCCTTCGTATAAAATCTCCCCTCCCCTTCCGGGCGGTCGAGACCGTAAGCGAGTTCCCCCTTCTTGTAGTAGACGCCGATATCGGAGCGGCGGAATGTCCACGCCGCGACGACCGCCATGCGGTCGTCGGCCAGAATCAGCGTGTCGGGGGTCAGGAATTTCCCGGCATTGCGGGCGAGGAAATCGACCGGAGCGATCTCCCGCACCAGGTGGTGCGGAATGGAGACCGGGTAA is part of the Victivallis lenta genome and harbors:
- a CDS encoding DHH family phosphoesterase yields the protein MSETISLPEAAKLLQEKERILILTHERPDGDAFGSALGMQEFLRDCCGKRAEAYLPAPPASRYAELIGSCKQTLTPEELGNYDLILLLDCANRERIACGPAIGSASLPGLETPPMLNVDHHVGNNVGARWNLVIPDAAAASQIAAEIALEFPCRIQPRPATLWLLGILTDTGAFRFSNTLGRTLRVAAELLDCGADLEGVVNAAYYSKPLRQQRFEVELLETQERVALDGRYIYAYIPDELFRKYDFDMRDGEGLIELLREVAGTKIVALFYRKGDSFKVSLRSKDQRYPVGPLARALGGGGHDMAAGITLTGMNHEEVEALLLEKAAALLDQDAKQD
- the truB gene encoding tRNA pseudouridine(55) synthase TruB, producing the protein MRYNPSKHRLPPFHTSGVLLVDKPLEWTSFDVVNFVRSRFNIPKVGHCGTLDPAASGLLVLVLGKFTQLSSKFSGEDKVYEAKLQLGLETDSGDLDGEVISTRDWSAVTPELLRETLAGFVGEQLQTPPMVSAVKKDGKKLYELARQGVEVEREAKPITIFSIDVTKLELPFCEFTMRCSKGTYVRTLCSDLGRKLGCGGTLAGLRRTVSGQFGIGDAITVDQLKEFEQADLEIHVRKFLFERLSKIAGVNHG
- a CDS encoding thiamine pyrophosphate-dependent enzyme, producing MSQRMLASGNEAIAMAAFDCGVHLGVGYPGTPSSEILENFSAIGGSAEWAPNEKCALEVGIGVAFANGRSLVTMKHVGVNVAADPLFTIAYSGTPGGLVLVSADDPGMASSQNEQDNRRYAVAAGVPMFEPADSQECYDFLIRAFEISEQFRRPVLFRVTTRVCHSKCILTRRGGVEPRATHFDKDPKSNVMIPAYARIAHRKLRASLHELEALNEKGEFTKEIRKSDELGIITSGISFQHVRDAAPEASVLKIGFTYPLPMQTIRRFAESVRRCVVVEEGDPMLEDAIRAAGIPVEGKAEMFRFGELNVNRVRKLLANDLTPEAQPPAGKPPQLCVGCPHRKAYELLRDLNCIVSGDIGCYTLGVLPPFEAVDTCVCMGASITVGLGLRKALPEAEARRVVSVIGDSTFMHTGVNGIVEMVYNRPATGHVVLILDNSTTAMTGLQEHPGTGRKLDHTPCPTPVSIEETVKGIGVDNVDVIDAVLDGRGFEELLKKRLASNDTSVIICRRPCILAAVKIKSYGEKN
- a CDS encoding indolepyruvate oxidoreductase subunit beta; this encodes MAKTTNITVSGLGGQGVLKVTDILAEVLFRAGYDVKKSEVHGMSQRGGSVSSEVRYGEEVASPMVPEGESDFLIVLEPTQIEVNLHKLKAGGVLITTDDVPTDRLKTPKALNTMMLGALSAKMPDIGEELFLEVLKAFLPEKLHELNIEMFRLGRQG
- a CDS encoding ACT domain-containing protein, producing the protein MPIQQLSLFVENRPGSLSAVCKVLKENNLSIRTLSLADTQQFGILRLLLKEHEQAKAALEKAGFIVKETEVLALEVPDCPGGLADILAILDRHELSVEYMYAFTFGMDDKAVIVFRFENPAHAVEELKDEPIKLVKASELFR
- a CDS encoding phenylacetate--CoA ligase family protein, which codes for MSEFVVPNRIYDPEAECMPRDERRKLQAAGLRRTVEQAGKIPFYRSRFEELKVTPESIQSVDDLKRLPFTTKQDLRNAYPFGFFAVPRAELARIHASSGTTGKPTFVGYTRRDLDLWSRLCARFLVAGGLTPDQLVQVSFGYGLFTGGFGLHAGIERVGAAVLPASSGNTQRQILLLEDAGINTLICTPSYALNLAETITAMGKKGKLALRYAHLGGEPWTEEMRAGIEEELGIRAFNNYGLSEIIGPGVSGECAARCGMHIQEDQFIVECLDPETLEPVAEGEQGELVITSLNKEACPIIRYRTRDLARLDRGKCACGRTTMRMSRIRGRSDDMMIIRGVNVFPTQIEEALLRVDGTAPHFMIELSRPGNLDEAAIKVEIRQQDFSDKMEAMHKLRDRIAREVSAITGLHFNIELVEPNTLERFTGKAKRVIDNRKLND
- a CDS encoding M48 family metallopeptidase: MKLPTWWKRCFPALLSAAGMFVLAGCVSAPHTGRTQLMFYNESDDIASGEEAWQQVRAQEKVSSNAVYTAALNRVGQNIAAAANKPAYEWEFVVFDSDEANAFALPGGKVAVYSSLFQLFDNDAELATVVGHEVAHALARHGMERSSQSTMQACGGVLVELLLGQDWAPAYQTTSTLLAMLPYSRTQELEADYLGLILMAQSGYDPQAAITFWDKFRKLSQVGVVGEFLSTHPDGDNRLEKLKKALPEAQAEYRRSKQLGTGQRYTRQK
- a CDS encoding class I SAM-dependent methyltransferase, whose product is MSKNVLFRRFLRNPVQVGALCPSSRALCSTMVSEIGVDTADVIVELGPGTGVITREIVRCMSPNAKLIAIELDQTLCEHLRKAFPEVTVCNDSAAGIGEILARHSLPNPDAVISGLPWANFSSRLQRNILDAVAEHIAPGGYFTTFAYLQGLMFPNGQRFRRLLGEVFREVEISPVVWKNIPPAFVYRCRK
- a CDS encoding phospholipid carrier-dependent glycosyltransferase, with the translated sequence MKYYALVGVFFIVAYLLPLAGRPMVTPDEFRYAEIPREMIDRGDYVTPHLVNMRYFEKPVMGYWMTAGCFKVFGENAFALRLPAALGAGLAALLAALLIQQTLHDEKIAALAAMLYLTFGMAYGIGTFAVLDSQLTGFVTGVSCTAFLAAVEPRFTRRKAALLVICGFFAAFAFLTKGFLAFVVPALAVTGFLLWERRWKEFLILPWIPLAVALAVIAPWALAVHRADGDYWRYFVVVEHLQRFFSDSGEQHPEPFWFLIPFLVGGIFPAGLLLSAAIPGIRGERKTFFRSPLNRFCLCAVVLPFLFFSISSGKLPTYILPCFPFLAVLGAGGIAAYFRTGGTHRAFSVVMSVWGGLLLVAGLGVLVIAFGDLIPQFSSRRIVVGLLGICGLLSGGLLLFSRRYVWRTRFYLFFAGIGLIVLVGGWAIPAELLESKAPASALRSFPEKLGFDPATAVFITHPSMIHAVAWVYHRPDARLYESEGELSYGIARAKQAGEVPVRMSKAELAALLLNPDRPDVVFIARGDRKRKFPVEAESRSAFVNDVQAICFPAAGSGRAL